The sequence TCATTTAAGaaagttcaagaaaaaaaaaaaaaagaaagaaagaaaagaagaagaagatgaaaagaggTTTCTAGCTACATGAACTGTTCAATTCCCCACCACAAATAAGGCACCAATTAATCCAAGTCAAAACATGATCTGATGAGGATTAGATCTGTCAGTAAACAGCATAATAAAACATAGAAATTCTGCAACTGCAAATATTTTATACATAGAAACAGCCAAACACTAACCTctggaaggggaaaaaatgtaAGAAAGTGTTGATGAAAGGAAACATAAATCAAGGTTAAAACCCCTACCCACAGATAAATCTTAATTATCAGAAGTTCCTCTAGAATTAGCAGAAATATCCCCACCCCAAAGAAAAACCCAAGTAAATTTTCTAGGAAGTACGTCCGTGTTCTTCATCCACAATGGCATCATTCATATCCCAATCTCCACATCTCTTGAATTTTTAGTCCTCACTACATCTACCAACAACTCCTGCATCAAAAAACCACCATCAGAACCCATTGGAaaaatctttattttctctcttcctaaTTATTATATGAgaaatttttctatttattagtTTTCTTGCTCACCTGTTGTGAAGCCTCGGCAAGGGGCAGCTCTTCATGAATCACCATTGATGACCCTTTTCCTTCTGCAGCTCTGTCCACAGACCCATCACTTTTATCAGCTTTCTTGGAAAGAATGTGTGACCTCTTCAGACCCAGAAGGCCTTTCCACTTGATGGAACCCTTGGGGGGCCTGTGAGATACACCATCATCACAGTCATCGTCGTGGATGAGGAGCTCATCCCTCAATGTCATCTTTTGAAACTGGTTGGTGCAGTTATCCTGCTTGAAGGGCAACAACCTGCCCTTGAAGAAGAGCTCATCTGCTGTCAtcatggagtaattggtgacAGAGAATTCAAAGTCGGATGAGGAGGCCGCAGCTGCAGGTGCTGCTTCTCTGGAGTTGCATTCATACTTGATCATTTGTTGGGCTTGGGCATGGGCATCCACAAAATCATTTGAGAAGGAGATTCTTGGGCTCATGGGAGCATAGAGACCTGGTTGGTGCTCTGTATTGAACATGTCTAAGCATGCCATAGCAAGAACCCAAGATCTACTACCACTGGATGCTTATATTTAAACATGTTGAGAAGTGGAGCTGGagtttgtatttatatatattataaaaatgTGACTAGGGTTTGaatgaatattttatttatgtatGTTATGTCATGTGATGCTATGTGTGGCTACAGTACTGGCAACATCTTAGATACATTTGTCGTCTTTGACTCTGCCTGCAAGTGCAACTCTGCAACTCTGCAACTGCGCAACAGCAACACCTTTTTTTCATCCcctaagtaaaaaaataaaagttgatGAAGAATGGAAACAGTGCTAATAGTTTCTATACAAGTACAGTGTCTTGTGTATTTTATGTGTATTTTTATGGTGGATAGGATTAGATTACAGAAACATTGTCCCTTGTTGAATTTCAGAAGCATTTGCATTCTTTATGCCAGTATTTTGATGTTCACAAAGCAATCTTGTCTTCCAAGTCCCAATCCATTGCTGGGGAACAATGTCTTATATTCCGTTGTTAGAATAAGTGGCTGATGCAGTACCCTTGTGATGTAAAAACTTTTAAGCTACATGGATATTTCGATAAATTACCAGTATATATAGGGtttcattatatatttgtaCAGATCaaaagttttgttttttggtaattaatctgagagaggtgtgacGGTGAATGGTTATAATTAGTTGTAACtccattctccattgatagcGAAATAGATCTCTCATCTTACAATGAACATAGATAATCTTGTCAAACTATATAAATCTTTGTATTTGCATCACGGGGTTGTTTGTTTGTCATTTCCATCCCTTTCTGCATCTTTTTATATACTTGTTTTTTTCCCCCAGGACTCTTTCAGATTAATGAAGAGCAAGTGTTACAGCATTATCATGGATGACCCTAGTCCTCAATGTATGTTTGTCTGTCAACTAGTTTGCATCCATTATGGATTCATGCATTGGACAGAGAGTCATGAATGTataatttcctttcttttgagcCTATgaaccaatgggtggatgagcAGTAGTTAACATTTATGGAGGCATGAAATGGAAGATATGAATAGCAAGCTGGGTAATCCAGATCAAAGCAGGGTAGGTTTAAGGGGGGAGAGGTACTGGGTTGTAAGTCAGTGTTCGCAGATTCTATTGCTGGCATAGAAAGCTACAGGAGTAAATTAAGAGGCTGGGTACTGGGTCTGTGTACTAGGAGGGCAAGtttaaaatctctctctctctctctctctctctctctctctcccaaaagaTAGAATAAAGAAAGGGCTCTTCTCTGTCCCAAGACCTTCACTCTTGGGGTTCAGTATTGGAGACTGTAGACAcagaagaggagggaggacaTGCATTGGCTTAGTTGACCGAGCTTTGACCTGTAAGTTTATTAGCAGTGAATGAGCTGGCGATGCCGACGGATCGATGGGACCACGTGATTAGAGAGTTTCAAGTCCTTTGTATCACCACCTCCTTCCctctctgcttttttttttttcttttttcttttttcaaataagaaaagaagttaatttttttttctttcaatctcTCCCCATCCTTTTACGGCTTTGGATTTGTTTTCTGGATGGAAGCACGTGGGCACGTGCAGGGCTTCCACTCTTCTCCTTCCCCCCATTTAGGTGGTGGGTCAGGACTCTCAGGTACTCTTTTAAGGGTCTTTCCCCCTGCAACCCAATTCCAAGAATGCCACTGTATTGTTCCTTTTCTAAGTAAAAATTTACCTTTTAAAATGGTGAAAAGGATCACTAGAGGTTAAAATATTCAGTAATttcagaagaaaaggaagaaacaaagaaattacCGTCAAATATTATCCTAACTAAAGGAAGCATTATGATAGGTTAAAGCATGGATGTAGACCAACTGTTCTGAAAAAAATTAACTCTTGAGGTTGGACTTAGCAAGTCTGTTGGTCAATCTTTCTCCTGGTCTTAGACACCGAAAGCTGCGGATTTAAAGACAAAAACTTAGGGTCTAGGGGCTTAAGCTTGACCGAACAACTAGTTTGATTCTGTCATTGACTccgcccaaaaaaaataaaaaataaaaaaaataaagaatacttAGATTTTTCTGGAATCTTAAAAGATGAGAAAGGGGTGAAAAACCAGCCCCAAGGAAAGTTCCTTGTATGTAAGACAAATTTTCCAAGTTTCTGATACGTACTGTTAGAATTATGCATTCAATGAAAAAATGGTCAAGAAAAaaccttttagggttttttttttttcctttttttctttttttccaccTTTCCCCTTAGCTGGAACTTGGAAATACTAAGCTTACTTCGTTTAATGACTCCCATGGATGGTGGGTGAACCCTCCTCCACCGGTGGAGAAaacctcccccctcccctcttcaaaaaaaatgaaatggagaTAGTAAGGTCCTTTGTTGATAAGAGAAAGTTTTCCCTTACAGGCTGTGAaagatgatagaaaataaatacagaaCTATTCATGAAGATTGATAAGCATGCAtgataaacactacaaagacacgttttaggcatacctgaatctaTGACTGAAGAATAAAAACTCCTCAAAGTCTTCTCATATGCTCCTCGTGTCAATctgatcaatgttggtctggtatACCCtgtttcccttttgctttaggtcattagccACACTTAATGGGTtagtaataattatatataggggtgagggtagggaccaaccctacaataaaattagggtttcctccctattaaggaaacaataccttaggtccacacatggtaataaatatttcataccattaaggtgtgctgatagaatccaatatctccatagagatcacttaccaataatattagattctttctgcttaccccatctatagtcaacaccactaaattggttttagaaacaaatcttggactatgctagcccacataattgaaaatcttacaatctcccacttgggtagcatatgtcacaagttttagattttaaaatttatttaaaatgactctctagtttagataaactgaatgtgaccacaaacaaaacagtgtcgaatggagtgcaccttaagccaaatgccttggtcagaatgaaaattacaaacacccaaccttATTGATCATCatatctaaagcgatatgagaccaaaCACGTCAAAGTGTTTATAACATCACTGACTTGGgttgaacagtatgaaagtgtggtatgaaaataacatgcaatagtgatcatcatgtctattttcaaattggtcctggctcgaaaaccaaatgagccctataaGACAGATACCGAAAGTCTCATTAAttacaagcgtctcccaaacgctcaagcttcaatcaaagaagttCATTAGAACTGGGTACGGATGTCCCAAAACATTAGCACTATActtcaatcaaacgaggctttgctagcgactggatgtgtgtgtattgactggaacctcagataccaaatgaggtaaatacaccacatataacctcaattttctgtagaaggcaaataaataagtgtatacacgtaaacaaatggccataataaaaatgcatatatattcttgagaacaataataatgcatcatatatataaaataaaactaaaagtCAAATGCGaccatattgagcaaaactctcactaataaaatgcatcaaaagaactaacaagtcccatattagtgacatgctcttgaaagacttttggagtcaaacCCTTAGTAAGaagatctgcaatcatgttttctataGCAATCtattccattgtaatctgtgactcttgaactttctctctgacaaaaaaatacttaatgtcaatgtgtttagagcctgaagtacttttactatTATAAGAGAAACGAACCGCAGTGGAATTATCatagaacatcctcaatggtttagatatagagtcaacaatctgtagccctgacataaaattccttaaccataaagcttgaacAGTGGCTTCATAACACGCCGCATACTCTGCCTGCATAGTAAAAGATGCAGTGAGTGTctgcttgacactcttccaagatatagccccacCTACCATTATAAAAACATATCCAGAAAtagacttgaggtcatctagACATCCAGCAAAATCTGCATCAATGTAGCCGACTACATCAAGTGAATTGGTTCTTCTATAAGTTagcataaaatccttagtgccCTACAAATATCTCATCACATTCTTAGCAGCTACCCAATGCACTTCACCAGggttgctcaaatatctccCAAGTACACTAATAACATAGGTATCGTCAGGCcgtgtacaaacttgagcatacatcaaactaccaacaacagatgcataaggtatgttcttcatctgattgtGCTCCAATTCTGTCTGTGGACATTGAGACTTGCCAAATTTGCCCTCTTTTACAACTGGAGTCTTACTAGGGAAACATGCtaacatattaaacctttttaatacCCTCTCAATATAACATTTTTGAGACAAACCAAGAACATCACAAGACCTATCAcgatgaatctcaatgcccaaaacataagaggcttcaccaagatccttcatatcaaagtgacttgataataatcgttttgtctcatgcaaaagatcaatattattgctggcaagaagaatatcatcaacataaagcacaaggaaaataaatttactcccactgatcttcagataaatacactggtctacaagattttctttgaaaccacaagaagtgacaacttcatcgaacttaagataccactgtctagatgcctgtttcaaaccataaatagatttcttgagtttgcacacaaggtgctctgtatcaacttgcctgaagccaaggggttgatgcatgtaaacatcctcttcaagatctccatttaggaaagcTGTTTTGACATAAATCTGatgaaattccaaattaaaatgtACTACTAAAGCCATGATGATTCTGAAAGAATCTTTTGTCGAGACTGGTGAGAATGTTTCTTTGTAATCTATGCCCTCTCTCTGGCTGAAGCCttttgctacaagtctggccttgtaacACCCAACTTCACCTTTAGAGTTCCGtttggtcttgaaaatccatttacaaccaatcagTCTACatccttttggtaattcaaccgaatcccaaacatcattaacagacatggaattcaattcatcttgcatggcaaccatccacattgatgaattgggatCATTGGCAGCCTGGTCAAAACAgattggatctgaatccaaagtaatatcaaattcatgttcttgtaaataaacaacatagtcaTCAGATATGGCAGGCCTATGAAttctctctgatttcctcaaGGGAACATCAGTAGCAATATAgtcctgaatctcatcaacaacagggggtgcAGGCTCAACCACTATAGGTTGCACAAATTCTTGAGTGGGGACAATCTCTTGTTTAATGTGAGGCTGCAATACAGTAGATGGCAGTGTCACAGGCATAGGTACAAGAAGACGTTCCTCCTCAAAAATAAAGTTATGTGGT comes from Macadamia integrifolia cultivar HAES 741 unplaced genomic scaffold, SCU_Mint_v3 scaffold1149, whole genome shotgun sequence and encodes:
- the LOC122062943 gene encoding uncharacterized protein LOC122062943; translation: MACLDMFNTEHQPGLYAPMSPRISFSNDFVDAHAQAQQMIKYECNSREAAPAAAASSSDFEFSVTNYSMMTADELFFKGRLLPFKQDNCTNQFQKMTLRDELLIHDDDCDDGVSHRPPKGSIKWKGLLGLKRSHILSKKADKSDGSVDRAAEGKGSSMVIHEELPLAEASQQELLVDVVRTKNSRDVEIGI